One window of Marinobacterium aestuarii genomic DNA carries:
- a CDS encoding anhydro-N-acetylmuramic acid kinase codes for MRPLYIGLMSGTSLDSVDAVAFEFDAAGCAMLASHSEPFPLPLRQQTLALMHPGADEIERLGRLDLELAELFATAANNLIDQHQLDRQRIRAIGSHGQTVRHRPEAGFTLQIGDPNLIAERTGLCVVADFRRRDMAAGGQGAPLVPAFHDALFRAPGTHRVIVNIGGMANITLLPGNTEQPAIGYDTGPGNVLLDYWIHRHQALSYDRDGAWAATGTLVPELLQQLLRLPFFSAPAPKSTGREQFNPDWLQQRLVETGFDNRAPEDIQATLLELTAVTISNEIKQVAATGSEVFLCGGGSHNSLLTKRLQALLKPYALATTASLGLDPDWVEACAFAWLAGCRLDSLAGNMPSVTGARGERILGGIYSP; via the coding sequence GTGCGGCCGCTCTATATCGGACTCATGTCAGGCACCAGCCTGGATAGCGTTGACGCCGTTGCCTTTGAATTCGACGCCGCCGGCTGTGCCATGCTGGCCAGCCATAGCGAGCCCTTTCCGCTACCTCTGCGCCAGCAAACCCTGGCGCTGATGCATCCTGGTGCTGACGAGATCGAACGCCTCGGCCGACTGGATCTGGAACTGGCGGAATTGTTCGCCACGGCCGCCAATAACCTGATTGATCAGCATCAACTCGACCGACAGCGTATCCGCGCCATCGGTAGCCACGGCCAAACGGTGCGTCATCGCCCCGAAGCCGGCTTTACACTGCAGATTGGCGATCCGAATCTGATTGCCGAGCGCACCGGGCTTTGTGTGGTCGCGGACTTCAGGCGTCGGGACATGGCAGCCGGAGGCCAGGGCGCTCCACTTGTGCCCGCATTCCACGATGCCCTGTTTCGCGCACCCGGTACCCACCGCGTGATCGTGAATATCGGCGGCATGGCGAATATCACTCTATTGCCCGGCAATACCGAGCAACCGGCCATCGGCTACGACACAGGCCCGGGTAATGTCTTGCTCGACTACTGGATTCATCGCCACCAGGCACTGAGCTACGATCGCGATGGCGCCTGGGCTGCCACCGGCACCCTGGTGCCTGAGCTGCTGCAACAGTTGCTACGGCTGCCCTTCTTCAGCGCGCCAGCTCCCAAGAGCACCGGACGCGAGCAGTTCAATCCCGACTGGCTGCAGCAGCGTCTTGTGGAAACCGGCTTTGATAACCGGGCACCGGAAGATATTCAGGCCACCTTGCTGGAACTCACCGCGGTCACTATCAGTAATGAAATCAAGCAAGTAGCGGCCACTGGCAGTGAAGTCTTTCTCTGTGGCGGCGGTAGCCATAACAGTCTGCTGACGAAACGTCTGCAAGCACTGCTGAAACCTTATGCCCTGGCCACCACTGCATCGCTCGGTCTCGATCCCGACTGGGTCGAGGCGTGCGCCTTTGCCTGGCTGGCCGGCTGCAGACTGGATAGTCTCGCCGGCAACATGCCCAGCGTAACGGGCGCTCGGGGTGAACGTATTCTCGGTGGGATCTATTCCCCCTGA
- a CDS encoding OapA family protein, whose amino-acid sequence MLVPSEEVSATRGDPSLTRSSQQETLKLDLNLEKDAAEPALRNTAPAAALLKNAAKERPSAETDSSDADDSAPALATSTDTTAQAVAETAPKADNWVNYKVTSGDNLSTLFKRAGLSARDVFTVSAATKDSEALSRLYPGESLSFLIQNGELKKLKHLINPLKQVLLEQDGDSYSIDIVEQEPEIEHRFAQGTIQNSLFLDGEKAGLPSNTIMEMAALFGWDVDFALDIRKGDSFRVIYEEKRFEGKVIGVGDIVAAEFTNQGDTFTSLRYTDSKGNTSYYTPKGESMRKAFLRTPVDFARISSNFNLSRRHPVLNRIRAHKGVDYAASTGTPIKAAGDGKIIYRGVKGGYGNVIILQHGNNISTLYAHMSRFKKGLSVGSRIKQGQLIGYVGMSGMVTGPHLHYEFQVNGVHKNPVTVKLPHADPVPKTERASFQATSQALMAQLETYSKTQVASAE is encoded by the coding sequence ATGCTGGTTCCGTCCGAGGAGGTTTCGGCCACCCGGGGCGACCCATCCCTGACCAGGAGCAGTCAGCAGGAAACCCTGAAACTTGATCTCAACCTCGAAAAGGACGCAGCAGAGCCTGCACTGCGGAACACTGCACCCGCCGCCGCGCTCTTAAAGAACGCAGCCAAAGAGCGCCCGAGTGCAGAAACGGATAGCTCTGACGCAGACGACAGCGCACCGGCACTGGCCACCAGCACAGATACAACCGCCCAGGCTGTCGCCGAAACAGCTCCCAAAGCCGACAACTGGGTTAACTACAAGGTTACCAGCGGCGACAACCTCAGCACCCTGTTTAAGCGCGCCGGTCTCTCGGCCCGTGACGTTTTTACTGTCAGCGCAGCGACCAAAGACAGCGAAGCCCTGTCGCGCCTGTACCCCGGTGAGTCGCTGTCCTTTCTGATCCAGAATGGTGAACTGAAGAAGCTCAAGCACCTGATCAATCCGCTGAAGCAGGTTCTGCTCGAACAGGATGGCGATAGCTACAGCATCGACATTGTCGAACAGGAACCCGAAATCGAACATCGCTTTGCCCAGGGCACCATCCAGAACTCGCTCTTCCTCGACGGCGAAAAAGCCGGCCTTCCCAGCAATACCATTATGGAAATGGCCGCACTGTTCGGCTGGGATGTGGATTTCGCGCTTGATATCCGCAAGGGCGACAGCTTTCGTGTGATCTATGAAGAGAAACGATTCGAAGGCAAGGTCATCGGCGTCGGTGACATAGTCGCAGCCGAATTCACCAACCAGGGCGATACCTTCACATCGCTTCGCTACACCGACTCCAAGGGCAACACCAGCTACTACACGCCCAAGGGCGAGAGCATGCGTAAAGCCTTCCTGCGCACCCCTGTCGACTTTGCCCGTATCAGCTCGAACTTCAATTTGAGCCGCCGTCACCCCGTGCTGAACAGGATCCGCGCCCACAAGGGTGTTGATTACGCCGCCAGCACCGGCACCCCCATCAAGGCTGCCGGCGACGGCAAGATCATTTACCGGGGCGTGAAAGGCGGTTATGGCAACGTCATCATTCTGCAGCACGGCAATAACATCAGCACCCTCTATGCCCACATGTCCCGCTTCAAGAAAGGCCTGTCGGTCGGCAGTCGGATCAAGCAGGGCCAGCTTATTGGCTATGTTGGCATGTCCGGCATGGTCACAGGCCCACATCTGCACTACGAATTTCAGGTGAACGGTGTTCACAAGAACCCGGTGACGGTAAAGCTGCCCCATGCAGATCCGGTTCCCAAGACCGAGCGTGCGTCCTTCCAGGCGACCTCTCAGGCATTGATGGCGCAACTTGAGACCTACTCCAAAACTCAAGTCGCCAGCGCCGAGTAA
- the argC gene encoding N-acetyl-gamma-glutamyl-phosphate reductase, which translates to MIKVGIVGGTGYTGVELLRILANHPDVKVDVITSRSEDGIKVVDMFPNLRGHYDLAFTVPDVERLASCDLVFFATPHGVAMRMAPELVACGVRVIDLGADFRIKDIDLWSRWYGMEHTAAALVEQAVYGLPEVNREQIRTAQMIACPGCYPTAAQLGFLPLIENGLVDTRRLVADCKSGVSGAGRGASVGALLCETSESMKAYGVAGHRHLPEIKQGLSIMAGRPVGLTFVPHLTPMIRGIHATLYSVLKDPNDGLQALFESRYAGEPFVDVMPAGSHPETRSVKGGNVCRISVFRPQDDDTVVVLSVIDNLVKGAAGQAVQNMNIMFGLDERAGLNQVGLMP; encoded by the coding sequence GTGATTAAGGTAGGTATCGTAGGCGGCACTGGCTATACCGGTGTAGAGCTGTTGCGGATTCTGGCGAATCATCCCGATGTGAAAGTCGATGTGATCACCTCCCGCTCCGAGGATGGTATCAAGGTGGTGGACATGTTCCCGAACCTGCGCGGGCATTATGACCTTGCCTTCACGGTGCCGGATGTCGAGCGGCTGGCGAGCTGTGATTTGGTGTTCTTCGCCACTCCCCACGGCGTGGCCATGCGCATGGCGCCTGAGCTGGTGGCGTGCGGCGTGCGCGTTATCGATCTTGGCGCTGACTTTCGGATCAAGGATATTGATCTGTGGTCGCGCTGGTATGGCATGGAACACACGGCGGCGGCGCTGGTGGAGCAGGCCGTGTATGGCTTGCCCGAAGTGAACCGCGAGCAGATTCGTACAGCACAGATGATTGCCTGCCCGGGCTGCTACCCGACCGCAGCGCAGCTGGGCTTTTTGCCGCTGATCGAAAACGGTCTGGTGGATACGCGCCGGCTGGTGGCCGACTGCAAGTCCGGCGTCAGCGGCGCCGGGCGTGGCGCCAGTGTGGGTGCGCTTTTGTGCGAAACCAGCGAGAGCATGAAGGCTTACGGTGTGGCCGGGCATCGGCACCTGCCGGAAATCAAGCAGGGCCTGAGTATTATGGCTGGGCGTCCTGTAGGGTTGACCTTCGTGCCGCACCTGACACCGATGATCCGGGGCATCCATGCCACCCTGTACTCCGTACTCAAGGATCCGAACGATGGACTCCAGGCGCTGTTTGAGTCCCGTTATGCCGGCGAGCCCTTTGTCGATGTAATGCCGGCGGGCAGCCATCCGGAAACCCGTAGCGTGAAAGGTGGCAATGTCTGTCGTATCAGCGTTTTCCGTCCGCAGGATGACGATACGGTGGTGGTGCTCTCGGTAATCGATAACCTGGTCAAGGGCGCGGCCGGGCAGGCAGTGCAGAACATGAATATCATGTTCGGGCTGGATGAGCGCGCCGGTCTCAACCAGGTTGGCCTGATGCCATAA
- the erpA gene encoding iron-sulfur cluster insertion protein ErpA, producing MTESFEQISPMVFTDAAAAKVRSLMEEEENTNLKLRVYITGGGCSGFSYGFTFDEAVAEDDTAVDNDGVMMVVDAMSYQYLAGAEVDYKVSLQGSQFVINNPNAATTCGCGSSFSI from the coding sequence ATGACTGAGTCCTTTGAGCAGATATCCCCGATGGTCTTCACAGACGCGGCGGCTGCGAAGGTGAGAAGCCTGATGGAGGAGGAAGAAAACACCAACCTCAAACTCCGGGTTTACATCACTGGAGGAGGTTGTTCTGGCTTTTCCTATGGTTTCACCTTTGACGAAGCGGTAGCCGAAGATGATACCGCCGTGGATAACGACGGTGTCATGATGGTGGTCGACGCCATGAGCTATCAGTACCTGGCGGGCGCCGAGGTTGACTACAAGGTTAGCCTGCAGGGTTCCCAGTTCGTGATTAACAACCCCAATGCGGCCACGACCTGTGGTTGCGGATCGTCTTTCTCGATCTGA